The DNA region TGCGGGAACAGCTGCGGCGTGTCCGCCGGGAGGGCTACGCGCAGACCGTCGAGGAGATGAGCCGGGGCGCGTGTTCGGTGGCCGTCCCGGTCCGCCCGTCCGGTGGCGAGGTCGTCGCGGCACTCGGCCTGGTCGTCCCGGATCTGAGCCGCGGCAAGGCGCGGCTGGTCTCCGCGCTCCAGGTCGCGGCCGCCGGGATCGGCCGGAGCCTGCGGGTTTCACTGAGTGGAAGCGAACGCTAGGACTTCGGCCGCCACGCGACCAGACTCCGGTCATGCGTACCCCAGTCGCCATCGTCGGTGCCGGCCCGGCCGGACTCCTCCTGTCGCATCTGCTCGATCTGGCGGGGGTCGAATCGGTGCTCGTGGAGACCCGCTCGCGCGAGTACGTCGAGGCGAGGATCCGGGCCGGCATCCTCGAACAGTCCACAGTGGACCTACTCCGCGAGACCGGCCTCGGCGACCGGCTCGACCGGGAGGGCGACGAGCACCGCGGGATCTACCTGCAGTGGCCGGAGGAACGGCACCATCTCGACTTCGTGGACCTCGTCGGGCGGAGCGTCACCGTGTACGGCCAGACCGAGGTGACGAAGGATCTCGGCAAGGCGCGTGCGGCCGCTGGGCAACAGATCCACTACGAAGTCACCGACACCGCCGTGCACGACATCGAGACCGATCGGCCGTACGTCACCTTCACCGACGCGGACGGCGCACAGCAGCGGCTGGACGCCGACGTCGTCGTCGGCTGTGACGGCTCCTTCGGGCCTTGCCGCACCGCGATCCCCGACGCCGCGAAGCAGACTTGGGAGCGCACCTATCCCTACTCGTGGCTCGGCGTCCTCGCCGACGTCGCCCCGTCGACCGACGAACTCATCTACGCGTGGCATCCCGACGGTTTC from Amycolatopsis sp. EV170708-02-1 includes:
- a CDS encoding 4-hydroxybenzoate 3-monooxygenase, which gives rise to MRTPVAIVGAGPAGLLLSHLLDLAGVESVLVETRSREYVEARIRAGILEQSTVDLLRETGLGDRLDREGDEHRGIYLQWPEERHHLDFVDLVGRSVTVYGQTEVTKDLGKARAAAGQQIHYEVTDTAVHDIETDRPYVTFTDADGAQQRLDADVVVGCDGSFGPCRTAIPDAAKQTWERTYPYSWLGVLADVAPSTDELIYAWHPDGFAMHSMRSATVSRLYLQVPNGTDIGTWSDERIWEVLATRLGHGQHGWTLTPGPITDKSVLPMRSFVQQPMRHGRLFLAGDAAHIVPPTGAKGLNLAVADVALLAPALAALVRDKDFRLADAYSDTALRRVWRCTHFSWWMTTMLHRSDDPFDRQLQLSQLQWLARSEAGRAGLAENYAGLPIGF